The following nucleotide sequence is from Pecten maximus unplaced genomic scaffold, xPecMax1.1, whole genome shotgun sequence.
TTTTTCcaaaggttttttaaaaaaaaaaaaattttttaacccaaacaggtaaacatttaagatttttgagaatttttactgtgaaattcacccattttcaaaatggctacacTGGAAAAAAATTGAGTTGAAGgattaaacttatttttttgattaggtgttatatgagaccctaaacttttgttataaaccaaaATTGCCAttttgaattcaagaatttcaatgaattccaaaacattaacactaaagtctatggaaaaacaattggttggttggtcctaTAAGAGGCAACATGTAGTGACGCCTAATTTTAAACATGCCAGGTGTCATTGATAAAGTAGTTATCCTTCTGGAACGCCTGGTCCTATTCTCCTTGCTATTTTTCTGCCGTCGTTTGATGGTTTAGAGTTAATCAAGGGTTAATCTAAGATTTGGATACTACTCATTATGAAATTTAGGGGAATGAAGGGCCACAGTCTcttgaattattctttaaattttaaaattttacagctattctttgctataatttttacatatttcatcaaaatttgggAGATTTTccctgttttggagaatttcCCCCTgttttattggatttttttcttgatttttatTCAAAGGGGAAAACCCCATCAGTTGGGAATACTACCTAATTTTGGTAGTAAAAATGGTCTAgattaacaaaatttttgaacatttccaaattataacaaattatcGCAATGAATTTGAATTAGTGCATTCTCAAATTTGCTGTAGGGAAAGcacaaatataatgtaatgCTTCAAGAGCGAAAAATGCTTTAATAAATTAACTGCTAAAATACccctaaaataagattaccactaaaatatgtacgtttacagtatatgtttGTTAATAGTGTGTAAATTTTTTATCTCTAGGTTATAGCCATACAAACCTACCCTGTCTATGATATGGACGATTCCATTACTAGCCATCTGGTTCGGTACCATGATCCGAGCACAATTCACCGTAGCCACCTGCAAGAGAACAACATGTCTGAATCAGATGAGTGTACTGGTTCATGTAGTTCTCAGAAAACTAATTCACACATGTGAAAATGGTTAAAGTAAGTGAAGCATTATACCTTAATTCTATGGTAAAATCCTAAattggtgttatatattatatggggCAGCAACtgtggccaagtggttaaggtgttccgacactttatcactagtcctcaACCTCTGGGTCATGAGTTCAAAACCCACTTGGGGCGTTTGTCTGGTACTGGCTGCAGGCCGGCGTTTTTTTTACGGGTACTTTCCTCCACTTCAAAACCAGGcatgtccttatatgaccctggctgttaataggacattaaatcAAACTAGACCAAACTAGTTGTTACACCAGATGTGCCCAGTAACACCAGAATTAACAGGTGGTTGTCCCCTCCCAGGAACATGGAACTTACCCCACTAGGATATTTATTTATCCGAAGTTTTTTCTCTCCATAGTACAATGTTGGTACTTCCTCTTGTTTCTTGAAGGTCGTGTAGTTATATCGTCCAGTGACGACGTGATAGTGGAGGAGGGACGGTGCGTGATACGTCCAGGGGTGGAGCCTCTGTCTGggaaatacaataaaagtaaaaagtaaAGTGGAAGGAGGCTCACGGAGATAGACCATTCcacatttataaaaaaacaacaaaaaaactgggatttatgagatatcttgtacacaaggtttaaattttgaaagaggtaaaatgtgacctttgaccttaaatCTTTAATGATGAACACCAAAATCTAATCATGTGTAGATTTTTATGTTGTCATGTTATGGTGTGGTCTCTTAAAACAGGTTTACAGGAAAAAATATTATGGGGAGCTTAAAGTGGTCTTTAAATACAGGTTTACAGGAAATCACTTTGAGGAGTTTAAagtggtctcttaatacaggTGGCCTCTTAATACAGGTGGCCTCTTAATAGAGGTTTCCACAAAAACACTACAAGGAAGTTAAATGCGGTCTTCTAACATTGGCTGATTAACatgcaaatttgtttaaatgagtacaaatacacaggtttgaaAATTCTGCTTAAAGGAGAGAACAATAAGTACATTCTTTTTTACAGTGAAATTGAGAAAAATTTGGCTTGCAGAATTTTGGAATGGATATTTACCAGCCAGAAATGAGGTGGGATACACATACATAATCTTTTAAAATAAGGTAAATGAATAACTGACATACCTATCATCATAGGTGAGGTTTTGAAAGGCGCTGTCTATTGGGACGAAGACGGTGAAGGCTCCCTGGTAGAGCAGGTTACCCTCCAGTTCAGTATTGGTTAGAAGTTTAGGGAATTTCTGCTGAAGTAACTCCAGCGTAGTTTGCTTCAAGTTCTGTAGAGGCACCACTGAACAAAACATCTCAGTTATAATACATACGGTTCAACATTAAACCAGTTACTATAGGAACAGAAGTTAATTACCATGGAAACATACAATTAAGTCAGTTACCATAGAAACAGAAGTTcattaccatggaaacattAGACAATAGCAATGGCAACAGAAGtcagttaccatggaaacataCAAGTgagttaccatggaaacattaGACAATAGCAATGGCAACAGAAGtcagttaccatggaaacataCAATTAAGtcagttaccatggaaacagaagttcattaccatggaaacaagTCAGTTTCCATGGAAACATACAAGTgagttaccatggaaacagaaGTTAATTACCATGGAAACAGTAGTCAATAGCAATGGCAACAGAAGtcagttaccatggaaacataCAATTAAGCCAGTTACTATAGGAACAGAAGTTTATTACCATGGAAACACAAGtcagttaccatggaaacagaaGTTTATTATCATAGAAACATAAGACAATAGCAATGGCAACAGAAGTCAGATTCCATGGAAACATACAAGTGAAGTCACTGTGGAAACATAAGTTAATTACCATGGAAATGCAAGTCAGTTTCCATGGAAACATTCAAATTGGTTACCATggatacacaatatatacagacaatattttCAGGAAAAGATATATTTTCAGCTTGTTCATGTTCAAATTTTATTCTGTTCAAGAACTTTAATCAGATACAGGAAGAAAGGTCCATCTATTATGGATCTGCTATGATGTGTATGAACCTGTGTAAGATTATAGCCTTAGTTGTAATTTCACACATAAATGTTTTTACAATGTGGCTCAAATTGTGTCATATACTGATGTTAGAAAAGCATATGAAAGAATTCCTCTCATTAATAACAACATTCCTTCCATTTCCCACTCCATCTCGGTGCATACTCAGTGCACATTTAAGTTTGCATGAGTGGACAATTTTCTCTCGCAGGGCCCAGCCCTAATTTACACAAGCGTGCAACTATCCTTGTATAACCGAGAACACCCAAATGTCCAAACATTcatttttgacatttcaaaTTTTCCAACAGTAACAAAATTGTCATTAGATTTAAGCAACATGTTTTTATtctataaaatatgaaaataattgttCTGGAAAATGGCATATTACAGTTAAATCTTTATTAAAACACCACCCAAAGGAAGGCTTAAAagttcatgtttttttttatgtgaccAGGATGATGTTTTAACAGAAGTCACCAGATTTGGTGTCCTCACAAATTGTCAATTGATAGAAGTATACATAAATTCTCTTTTGGTGTACAAAATTGTAGATGGTATCTAATAGACTTAAAACTGCTCGGTTAGATAAAAGTTATCTCTAACAGAGGTTGTCTCTACAGAGATGGTCTCTTAACAGAGGTTGTCTCTTCACAATGGTGGTCTTTAAACAGAGGTTGTCTTTTTACAGCGATGGTCTCTTAACAGAGGTTGTCTTTTTACAGCGATGGTCTCTTAACAGAGGTTGTCTATTTACAGTGATGGTCTCTAACAGAGGTTGTCTTTTAACAAAAATGATCTCTTTACAGAGGTTGTCTCTACTGAGATGGTCTCTCAACAGAGGTTGTCTTTTTACAGCGATGGTCTTT
It contains:
- the LOC117320220 gene encoding periostin-like, which produces VPLQNLKQTTLELLQQKFPKLLTNTELEGNLLYQGAFTVFVPIDSAFQNLTYDDRQRLHPWTYHAPSLLHYHVVTGRYNYTTFKKQEEVPTLYYGEKKLRINKYPSGVATVNCARIMVPNQMASNGIVHIIDR